In the genome of Gadus chalcogrammus isolate NIFS_2021 chromosome 21, NIFS_Gcha_1.0, whole genome shotgun sequence, one region contains:
- the LOC130374893 gene encoding prospero homeobox protein 2-like, whose product MYASSNTFLDCRSPEHVQPLKHDSCALCTITEGLDIAVLLNNDDKLTSPLGSPYTMGSSRAELDGADPAPQNRDPLHLLSAPPPLLSPTATLCGPKDWPLRTARHAKRARVENILRDMAGSSFSPSLEPDTDGAPEDGQGDKGPREWPPDGVQAQRAGRSSVVGCWSSEDPAIKNQLQNMKCQPLLKFRRSGGLPPEDWERDSDQPKEETPLEETHSFGSDSPSKDPYDIFTDPHCGDGFDVPLNRKACGRKKVRVQTASSSPGTPDTANALMADILKYELSRAVSMSVDSIFKIMPRLEPHPPAAAPAVVVMERSAVTGLPHESPLSRPRQGTPPGTSLYGEPVCGSTLPEVQTEALSLVVQRAPRLRPYAICRPPRQHHGEQELPSSHRSEPQGSEGNKGGAADPVRRDKNPCEGLKQEVLATAGAPGSKVRCKVNSRSVRGARHFALDPGFLGDLCVPVDVQTRADGPQSMLMSTLFSLNDGLTTSHLKKAKLMFFYTRYPSSLVLKTFFHDVQFTRCITSQLIKWFSNFREFYYIQMEKQARQAVAEGVAHTGALTVGRESELFRTLNMHYNKASDFQVPERFLEVAEMTLREFYVAVSLGKDCDPSWKKPIYKVICKLDSNVPEEFKAHYPD is encoded by the exons ATGTACGCCTCTAGTAACACGTTCCTCGACTGCCGAAGCCCGGAGCACGTCCAGCCTCTAAAGCACGACTCGTGCGCTCTGTGCACGATCACAGAAGGCCTCGACATCGCCGTTCTCCTGAACAACGACGACAAACTCACTAGCCCCCTGGGTTCTCCCTACACAATGGGCTCCAGCAGAGCGGAGCTGGACGGAGCCGACCCTGCCCCCCAGAACCGGGACCCCCTTCACCTGCtgtccgccccccctcccctgctgtcTCCCACGGCGACCCTGTGCGGCCCCAAAGACTGGCCCCTGAGGACCGCCCGCCATGCCAAGCGAGCCAGGGTGGAAAACATCCTCAGAGACATGGCCGGgtcttccttctctccctctctggagcCAGACACAGACGGGGCCCCTGAGGACGGGCAGGGGGACAAGGGGCCCCGGGAGTGGCCCCCAGACGGCGTCCAGGCACAGAGAGCTGGCCGAAGCAGCGTTGTAGGGTGTTGGAGCTCTGAGGACCCGGCGATAAAGAACCAACTCCAGAACATGAAGTGCCAACCGCTTCTGAAGTTCAGGAGATCAGGTGGGCTACCCCCGGAGGACTGGGAACGGGACTCTGACCAGCCGAAGGAGGAGACCCCGTTAGAGGAGACCCACAGCTTCGGTAGTGACTCACCAAGCAAAGACCCCTACGACATCTTCACCGACCCACACTGCGGGGACGGTTTTGACGTCCCTTTGAACAGAAAAGCGTGCGGGAGGAAAAAGGTTCGGGTTCAAACCGCGAGCAGCTCGCCAGGCACGCCGGACACGGCGAACGCGCTGATGGCCGACATCCTAAAGTACGAGCTGTCGCGCGCCGTGAGCATGAGCGTCGACTCCATCTTCAAGATCATGCCTCGCCTGGAGCCCCACCCTCCTGCCGCTGCCCCTGCCGTCGTCGTCATGGAGAGGAGCGCGGTGACCGGCCTTCCTCACGAGTCCCCCCTTAGCCGTCCCCGTCAGGGCACGCCACCCGGGACGTCCCTGTACGGCGAGCCGGTCTGCGGGTCGACGCTCCCCGAGGTTCAGACCGAAGCCCTCTCTCTGGTCGTGCAAAGGGCACCACGGCTCAGACCCTACGCCATATGCAGACCCCCCCGCCAGCACCACGGTGAACAGGAGCTCCCCTCCAGCCATCGTTCTGAACCCCAGGGCTCAGAAGGCAACAAGGGCGGGGCCGCGGATCCAGTCAGGCGAGACAAGAACCCCTGCGAAGGACTGAAGCAGGAGGTGCTGGCGACGGCCGGCGCCCCGGGGAGCAAAGTGAGGTGCAAGGTCAACTCTCGCTCCGTCAGAGGGGCCCGGCACTTTGCGTTGGACCCCGGGTTCCTGGGGGACCTGTGCGTCCCCGTGGACGTTCAGACCAGGGCAGACGGGCCCCAGAGCATGCTGATGAGCACCCTGTTCTCCCTGAAT GACGGTCTGACCACCAGCCACCTGAAGAAGGCCAAACTCATGTTCTTCTACACTCGCTACCCCAGCTCCCTGGTGCTCAAGACCTTCTTCCACGACGTGCAG TTCACCCGCTGCATCACCTCCCAGCTCATCAAGTGGTTCAGCAACTTCCGGGAGTTCTACTACATCCAGATGGAGAAGCAGGCGCGGCAGGCCGTGGCCGAGGGAGTGGCCCACACCGGGGCTCTGACTGTGGGCAGAGAATCAGAGTTGTTCAGGACCCTCAACATGCACTACAACAAGGCCAGTGATTTCCAG GTCCCCGAGAGATTTCTTGAGGTGGCGGAGATGACGCTGAGAGAGTTCTACGTGGCCGTTTCCCTGGGGAAGGACTGCGATCCCTCGTGGAAGAAGCCTATCTACAAGGTCATCTGTAAACTGGACAGCAATGTACCCGAAGAGTTCAAAGCTCACTACCCTGACTAA